Sequence from the Pirellulales bacterium genome:
GCGCCCGCCGCCGCGGGCACCCAGACCTTGCAATTCGCCGTCGCGCCCGATTGGCAACCGGGTGATCGATTAGTCTTGGCCGATACCCAAGTGGGCGGCCAGGCCAAGAACTTCCAAGCGCAATGGGAAGAAGTCGCGGTCGCCGCGGTGGATGGCGGCATGGTGCGGCTCACGGCGCCTTTGCAGTATGCCCATGTGGGCTATGTGGGGCAGATTTCGCGCAATATCGTCTTCCGCTCCGCCGATGGCGCCGGCACGGCCAATCAGTCGCGCGGACACTTGCTGTTCGCCGGCGACACACAGGTGACGGTGCGTAGCGCCGCGTTCGTCAATCTGGGCCGCACCAAAGCCGAGCCAATTAGCGACACCCGTCGCGGCGCCAATGGCCAGGTCATCCTCGACGACCAAGGCCAGCCTGTCCTCGGCACAAATCAGCGCGGCCGCTATAACTTGCACGCGCATCACCTCACCGAGGCCGCTGTCTTCGAAAACATCGTGATCGACGGCGCGCTCAAATGGGGTTTGGCCTTGCACGGCACGTATAGCGAAATTCGCGATAGCGTGGCGGTGCGCTTCGAGGGCGCCGCCTTCGTCAGCGAAGATGGCAACGAGATCGGCGTCGTGGAGCGAAATCTCACGATCGGCACCGGCGGCGGCACCGGCATTGCAGACAATGTGATTGTCAACGCCTCTCCCGGCGAAGCCAAGAACAATAGCTTTGGACACGGCGGGTTCGGGTTTTGGTTCGCCAGCCCGCTCATGCACGTGCGCGACAACGTGGCAGCGGGGCAATATCGAGTCGATGGATTCGCTTATTGGCTCTTCGGTCGCGAAGGAATGCGCCTGCCGGTCGTCGCCGGCGCCAACCCCGACGCGCTGGTTGGCATATCCGCCAATGTCCTGGCCGGCAAGAACTTCAACCCCAGTTATCAACCGGTGGTTGAGTTCGCCCGCAATCGCGCCGATGTCGCGCTAGGTCACGGCTTCGTCTCCTACTACAGCAACGCCAATCGCTGGGCGGTTGATCAGTTTCATGCGAACATTCGCAGCCTCAACGGCAAGGGAGTACATTTCTACTATTCTGCCCCGCGAACCTATCCACGCGCTGACAACCAGTCGATCATCAACTCCGTGCTGATTGGCCCCTACGCCCTGGGACTCGATCCCAGTGCGGCGCCGGCCCGCCCTTATCCGGCCTGGCAAGGCCAACTGTCGTTGGGCATCGACGGCGACCCGACCGGCGCCACCCCGATCGTGCATGTGCGCGATTCGCAAATCGTCGGCTTCTACGACGGCATCATCACGTCGCGCGGCGGCATGGACATCGAACGTGTCCATCTGCAGAACTTCCGCAACATTGGTGTGCCGTACTCTGTCTTCCCGAGCGTGCAGGTCAACATCATCGACGTCACCTACGCCGATCTCTCCAACGCTCAGCATCCGCAAGAACTCATTTATCTCGACGATGACGTCACCTATTACGTGAAGTCGGTGCGAGACAACAACAACGTCAATCGCCTCAACACATGGTTGACCAGCCGCACGGAAGTACGGGTCTACAACCACAACGGCACGGAGCGCGACTTTCAGTTGTACTTCGAGCCGCAACGCCCTGACTATGTCATTCCCATTTTGGAAATGACGAATCAGCAGGCGCAAGATCGATACGGCATCTCCATCGGCGATGCGCTGGCGCCGGATGGCCGCGAACCGCAAGTCGTGGGGCGCGTCGGCCCGATTCAGCCCATCCTGCCCGGAATTCGCTACAATCCCGCCGTTTCCACCAAGCCTGATTTGAATCTGGAATATGTGGTCAAGCACAGCTATGGCGCCGGCGATCCCCCCGCGGTTCGCTTCACGGAAGCCATTACCTTGCAGCCCGGGCTCAACTTTATTACGCGCGAAATTCCCTACGAAGGAAGCGTCTACAAAAAGACCTTCGTCATCTGGGGCCAATTTCCCGGCGCCGTTCGCGGCGATGCCGATGGCAACCAGCGTGTGGACTACAACGATTTTCAAATCTGGCTCCGCAACGCCCAGAATCTCTCGGGCACTGCCACGCTGAGTCAAGGCGACTTTAGCGGCGATGGCAATGTCGACCTGACCGACTTGCAAATCTGGGTCGATGAGTTTCTGAAGATGCGCAACGGCGGCGCCGCGCAGTCGACATCGGTCGCCCAGGCGCCGTCCATGGCGGCGGCATTGCCAACCGAAACTACGGCTCTGCCCGCAGCGACGCCGATCGCTAAATGGGCCTCGCCCCATAGCGCCGCCGTCGATGAGTTGTTTTCCGCCGCGGAGCCGTGGCCTCGCCGCCGGAGTTTGACAGGCGGAGTTTGAGCATCCGCGTCCGATCGGATACGCTCAAGCGTCATGCTGACCGACGAACAAGTCGCAGAATACCATGAGCGCGGTTACGTCATCGCCCCCGGTGTCCTGACGGGCGACGAAGTTGCCGCGCTGCGCGCCGAGGTCGACGCCATGTGGCGCCGCTGCGGCGAGGGCGCGCTGTCGCAGAACACTCATTTTCGCGGCGTCAGAAAAATGAGCACACTGCGCGACCCTCAGCTCCACTCCGCGCTCTTCATGCGTTGCCTTACTCACCCGAGTCTGACGAGCCGCATGGCGCAGCTCGTGGGGCCCAACGTGCAGTTGCACCACTGCAAGATCAATGTCAAAACGCGCGATGACGCCGCTGTTTTCCCCCTCCATCAAGACTATCCCTACTTTCCCCACCAGCAACATTCCGTCTGCACCGTGTTGGTGCATCTGACCGACACCACTAGCGACCGCGGCTGTTTTCGCGCCGTGCCCGGCGTGCGACTACCTTTGCCGCACATCGACGACGACGGCCACATCCTCGATCCGCAAGAATGGCCGCTCGAACGTGGCGAGGAGCTGCCCGGTAGAGCCGGGGACGTGGTCTTCATGAACTACCTCGTGCCCCACGGCTCCAACCTGAACCAAACCGACGAGCCACGCGTGCTCTGGATCATTCAAGTGCGCGCGGCGGAAGACCGCCCGATCGAACAGCCAATAGGCACGCGCCAACCCACGGCGCCGGGCAATCGACCCTCTCAAGGCGCCATGCTGCGCGGCGTGAATCCCGATTTTTCCTGGACCGCCAGCGGCGGCAGCAGCCGTTTATAACCCACAATGGGGCGCTCATGGCCGACGACGACTTTAACATCGAATCGCTCGCGGCTTACCTGCATCTCGGCGCCGCATTAGTGCAGCGCATGGCTGATCGCGGTCAGATTCCCGGACGCAAAGTGGCCGGCGCCTGGCGCTTCTCGCAGGGCGAAATCCATCCATGGCTAGAGGCTCGTATTGGCGCCTTGGACGACGAAGAGTTGCATCGCCTCGAAGGCTCGCTGCAGCGCTCTCCGCGCGGCGTCGATCTGCCGGTTTCGATCGTCGATTTGCTGCCACGCGAAGCAATCGCGCTACCGCTTGCCGCGCGCACGCGCAGTTCCGTCATCCACTCGATGGTCGAACTAGCCGCCCAAACGGGCTGGCTCTGGGACCCCGATACAATGGCCGACGCCATTCGCTCGCGCGAGGATATGGCGCCCACCGCGCTCGACAATGGCGTCGCGCTCTTGCATCCACGGCGTCCGATGCCGGCGATCCTCGCTCAGCCCTTTCTCGCCTTTGGCCGCACCGATCAACGGCTTCCCTTCGCGGTCGGCCGCCGCGTCATGACTGACCTTTATTTCTTGATTCTTTCGGTCGACGACACCCACCATCTGCAAACACTCGCGCGACTCAGTCGACATCTCGCCATCCCCGGATTTCTCGACCAGCTCCGCGCCGCGTCAGACTCGGAAGCCCTGCTCCAGCTCTTTCGCGACACGGCGCCCGATGTGGTCTAATTGGGCGCCGGACCTTCAATGGCCGTGTTCACTTAGCGTTCTATCGAACGGAGATTGCCACGCATGGCACTGCCTAGCTCCAACCAACGCGTGCTCGAAACACCGCATGGCCAGGCCCTCGGCTCCAGCTTTCGTTGGTCGAGCGGACAGTATTGCGCCATCCACACCGATCGCGGCTTCGTCGGATGCGGCATCTACGATGTCAACATCGCGGGCGAGTTCGGCATTGCGGTCGCGATCGCGCGTGGCACACTGCAAAAACCGCTGTGCGAACCCGAGGATCTGTACGACGCCAAAATCGTCGAGGTGAGCGAGCCCGCCCGTCGGCTAGGCATCACGCCCGGCATGACCGGTCTCGAGGCGGTGAGCGTGCTGCTGAAAAGTTGATTGCGAAGCCGGCCAAAAGGAGCGAGCCACCGGAACTCAGCGCTCCGATGGCTCGTGTTGCTAAATGGTCGTATTGGCTACGTCAGCTGATGTGCCTGCTGCAACCTAACGCGAGGGGCGCCAGCCGCCGTCGTCGATCGTCGACACCGGACGCGCCACCGTGTGCGTGGTCCGCTCCAACGAGGCAAAGCGATCGCTCGCGCCGCGGCGCGTGGTGCGTGAATCGGGCGAGACGATATTTGGACCCGTCGTCGGGTTCGCCTCACCGCGATTCTCCACCTCTGGAGTCGGGTGCAGCCGCTCTTCTTCCTGAACCTTTTGTTGTGGCTCAGATTGCGCTGGCGCCGTCGCCGCGGGGGTTGGCTGATCCGCATAGGTGCTTGGTGTGGATGTCGCGGGCGGCAACGTTGGCGCTGCGGTACCACTGGGCACTGCGGTCGGCGCCGGCGCGTACGTCGTACCAGGCGAGTAACTCCCCGCTGGCGGCGTGTAGCTGGAACTGGGCGCCGCATAGCTGGGAGTCGCGTAAGTCGTCGTCGGCGCGGCAACGGCCGATCCACCACAGCAGCTCGAGGTCGCGCTAGCGGCCGGCGCCGCGTAGCTCACCGCGGCGCTCGTGGCATAGGCCGTGGTCACCGGCGTGTAATAACTGGTCGACGCCACCGGCAGCGCGTTCGAGTACACCAACCGATAGCTCGTGTACGGCGCATACTGCGTTTGCGTCTGATAGGTGGTCACCGGCACGTACGTCGTGTTCGACGTGCCGCACAGGCCGCAACTGGTCACCGGCCGATACGTCGTCACGGGCACAGCCACCTGCTGCACTCGATAGCTGGTTTGCGGCACATAAGCTACCGTCTGCCGACAAGGGTCGCACGACGGCGCCATGGCCACCGCTGGCGTCACCACCGGCGGTGCTGGGGCCGCGGCCACCGCTGTGCCGCCGCAGCAACCGCGAAACCATTTCCAAAACGCTTGGCTCTCGTTCGGCGCCAAACAGCAAGCGCTCGCTACGAGCGTCGCCAGTCCGAATCGTCGCATCGTCATCTTCATACTCTCCCGTGCTGGCTCTCGTTGGATCATCAAAGTGGTCGCGTCATGAGGTGGCTCAGCATGCGCTTGCTACCCATGCAAAGCGCATACCCGAGCTTGGTGTGCGTCGTGCGCGTTGTATCTCTTGAAAAGCTTACAAAAGATTAGCGTACGGATTCAAACGCTTGGCGAACATTATCCACGAGTCGCCGGCGCCAGCGGGCCGCGCAGTCGCTACAGCCGTCATAGCTTGACAGCCCCCGGGGTTCTAACTATTCCCCGCGCCGCCGTGCCTCAAAACGATCGTAGAGCGCAAACAACGACTCGCGCAGGTCCCCCCCGTTGGCAGCCATGATCGAATGCAGGTCCATCGGGTCGATGACAAACTGGTCGCCC
This genomic interval carries:
- a CDS encoding PTS sugar transporter subunit IIA, with protein sequence MADDDFNIESLAAYLHLGAALVQRMADRGQIPGRKVAGAWRFSQGEIHPWLEARIGALDDEELHRLEGSLQRSPRGVDLPVSIVDLLPREAIALPLAARTRSSVIHSMVELAAQTGWLWDPDTMADAIRSREDMAPTALDNGVALLHPRRPMPAILAQPFLAFGRTDQRLPFAVGRRVMTDLYFLILSVDDTHHLQTLARLSRHLAIPGFLDQLRAASDSEALLQLFRDTAPDVV
- a CDS encoding phytanoyl-CoA dioxygenase family protein, which translates into the protein MLTDEQVAEYHERGYVIAPGVLTGDEVAALRAEVDAMWRRCGEGALSQNTHFRGVRKMSTLRDPQLHSALFMRCLTHPSLTSRMAQLVGPNVQLHHCKINVKTRDDAAVFPLHQDYPYFPHQQHSVCTVLVHLTDTTSDRGCFRAVPGVRLPLPHIDDDGHILDPQEWPLERGEELPGRAGDVVFMNYLVPHGSNLNQTDEPRVLWIIQVRAAEDRPIEQPIGTRQPTAPGNRPSQGAMLRGVNPDFSWTASGGSSRL
- a CDS encoding DUF1805 domain-containing protein; this encodes MALPSSNQRVLETPHGQALGSSFRWSSGQYCAIHTDRGFVGCGIYDVNIAGEFGIAVAIARGTLQKPLCEPEDLYDAKIVEVSEPARRLGITPGMTGLEAVSVLLKS